A stretch of the Malus domestica chromosome 08, GDT2T_hap1 genome encodes the following:
- the LOC139198477 gene encoding uncharacterized protein, giving the protein MMLACEKSAYDEATKGKKDASGLYDKPFPHYHSLGEIYAKDCAMGANAGNADDDEEEVRLEDANVNQHEGEDESGNDFDTSFSVPNTQQQRNAESNTSNISRKRTRVADEMAKQFSIMAKAIADVGPKIDGLVHALSTDINLTEMQQKLDSELTKMEFLSPMDLFKVTNFLAKEHDLLRVFFNMSDERKSAYVTTLLQTWMHNDI; this is encoded by the exons ATGATGTTGGCTTGTGAGAAAAGTGCGTATGACGAGGCTACGAAG ggtaAAAAGGATGCAAGTGGATTGTACGATAAGCCTTTTCCGCACTACCACAGTTTGGGAGAGATTTATGCAAAAGATTGTGCTATGGGTGCAAATGCTGGTAACGCTGATGACGATGAAGAAGAAGTTAGACTTGAAGATGCCAATGTCAATCAACATGAAGGTGAGGATGAAAGTGGAAATGACTTTGATACTTCTTTCTCAGTACCAAATACCCAACAACAAAGGAATGCAGAAAGTAACACATCAAACATTAGTCGCAAAAGGACAAGAGTAGCGGATGAAATGGCCAAGCAATTCTCTATTATGGCTAAAGCTATAGCCGATGTGGGACCTAAGATTGATGGTCTAGTTCATGCACTGTCAACCGATATAAATCTGACCGAAATGCAACAAAAACTTGACAGTGAGTTGACCAAAATGGAGTTTTTGTCTCCCATGGATTTATTTAAAGTCACTAACTTCTTGGCCAAAGAACATGACCTTTTGAGGGTGTTTTTCAACATGTCTGATGAAAGGAAGAGTGCATATGTGACTACTTTGTTGCAGACTTGGATGCATAACGACATCTAA
- the LOC103410908 gene encoding ubiquitin carboxyl-terminal hydrolase 16-like: MHVAGDLGFRSLVLVACFLAPVIGFFVVRRKWRLANARREEIRRLLVLAKEEAARAEFEVTAGYGAASVAEIKGPYCVVCYCPTTTRCARCKAVRYCSGKCQIVHWRQGHKEECRPSTIVHQNIDVGSDSGLKVTKEDLEINTDKFQSRQSVEKSSEEPALPNPHCFPDVECIRDDDSEDEFLAERKGTNCTSDSAATSFSGFSTSASGTESSDDVSVSGSVSSFEPDRSDGQPSANDAFDIHQIPFNVNNIDQSKPSSPKFASLVDSVDGFAKLSKLNQVKPSINDEENEQRSNFSSGLNDSGMSEGPVAESCTPSSDFWGNTLDSVGSRSDAQVSNSSVASNRKISDSGDSLHFSFNLSGSTAAPLHRLGSKSRGTRLGDDLLDSSELSKSTHGADLSEKISGDAVKVKNSPSQNSKGSKKEDNESSSNSHALKFREIKSMSSSSPSVHRSLGTERVSKSTDALNSSRVLSTSSERSGHAVKNCSRTSDVLKSREAGTPSPSVSDARLASAVGGALPRVKSGKVDCVEASDTVSSQATNLSNDRNGLKTSVFKVFDQFRGSKIPKHYPSGVGSEIAGKYSEKELFSYELFVKLYNWNKVELRPSGLINCGNSCYANAVLQCLSFTPPLTAYLLQGLHSKDCVKKGWCFMCEFESLVSMAKDSPLSPMGILSQLRKIGSQLGNGREEDAHEFLRYAIDMMQSVCLTETGVNSSCSLNEETTLIGLTFGGYLRSKIKCTKCQGKSERQERMMDLTVEIEGDIGTLEEALRRFTGTETLDGENKYQCSSCKSYEKAKKKLTILEAPNILTIALKRFQSGKFGKINKPIRFPEILDLAPFMSGTSDKSPIYRLYGVVVHLDIMNAAFSGHYVCYVRNSHNKWFKVDDSTVTPVELEKVLMKGAYMLLYSRCLPRAPRLIRNRIISNDPKHRAIPSWIGGRATNLKPKSVSRLSTHSGVDHSVPNAYPPEELRRILEEDSSSDNSSLISNNSDESSISTGSTCCSTSTDDLSDYIFGHSGRGWSSSWRNFSDSDTSSSSSSSPSSTKHSPLSDSNRYASVSPETIGSSKPADLDGAVTVTFLHSDTSKQCRRLASSSSRNRETGTERLVPDSLGDVKFRKSIVEKER; this comes from the exons ATGCATGTGGCTGGGGATCTAGGGTTTCGGAGCCTCGTGCTGGTGGCTTGTTTTCTGGCGCCGGTGATCGGATTCTTCGTGGTTCGGAGAAAATGGCGCCTCGCAAACGCCAGGAGGGAGGAGATCAGGAGACTTTTGGTCTTGGCCAAGGAGGAAGCTGCTAGAGCTGAGTTCGAGGTCACGGCTGGGTACGGCGCCGCTTCGGTGGCTGAGATTAAGGGTCCTTATTGCGTTGTTTGTTACTGCCCCACCACCACGCGCTGCGCCCGCTGCAAAGCGGTTCGCTACTG TTCTGGGAAGTGTCAAATTGTTCACTGGCGACAAGGTCACAAGGAAGAGTGCCGTCCTTCTACCATAGTTCACCAGAATATTGATGTGGGAAGTGATTCTGGCCTGAAGGTAACCAAAGAAGACCTTGAAATTAATACCGACAAGTTTCAAAGCAGGCAGTCTGTTGAAAAATCTTCTGAGGAACCTGCATTGCCTAATCCTCATTGCTTTCCCGATGTTGAATGTATAAGGGATGATGATAGTGAAGATGAATTTCTTGCCGAGAGGAAAGGAACAAATTGTACGTCTGACTCAGCAGCTACCTCTTTTTCTGGATTTTCTACTTCTGCCAGCGGTACTGAATCTTCAGACGATGTTTCTGTCAGTGGGAGTGTTAGTTCATTTGAACCTGACAGATCAGATGGGCAACCATCCGCTAATGATGCCTTTGACATCCATCAGATTCCCTTTAATGTTAACAACATCGATCAATCTAAGCCATCATCTCCAAAGTTTGCTAGCTTGGTTGATTCTGTTGATGGTTTTGCTAAGTTAAGTAAGTTGAATCAGGTTAAACCTAGTATTaatgatgaagaaaatgagCAGAGATCAAATTTTTCTTCAGGTTTGAACGACAGTGGCATGAGTGAGGGTCCAGTTGCTGAGTCTTGTACACCTTCCTCTGATTTCTGGGGGAACACTCTTGATTCCGTAGGGTCCAGGAGTGATGCCCAAGTGTCCAATTCCAGTGTAGCGAGTAATAGAAAGATATCTGATTCTGGAGATTCCTTACATTTTTCATTCAACTTGTCTGGAAGTACTGCAGCTCCCCTTCATAGACTAGGCTCCAAGTCAAGGGGCACGAGGTTAGGTGATGATCTTCTAGATTCTTCGGAGCTCAGTAAGTCTACTCATGGAGCAGATTTATCAGAAAAGATTAGTGGAGATGCTGTTAAGGTCAAGAATTCCCCATCACAGAACAGTAAAGGGTCGAAAAAAGAGGATAATGAATCTAGCAGTAATTCACATGCCTTGAAGTTCAGAGAAATTAAGTCTATGTCATCCTCCTCGCCTTCAGTTCATAGATCTCTTGGCACTGAAAGAGTTTCAAAAAGCACAGATGCTCTGAACTCTAGTAGAGTGCTATCCACAAGTTCAGAAAGGTCAGGTCATGCTGTTAAGAACTGCAGCAGAACTTCTGATGTTTTAAAGTCTAGGGAAGCTGGAACTCCATCACCCAGTGTTTCTGATGCTCGCCTTGCATCTGCTGTTGGAGGCGCACTTCCACGTGTAAAATCTGGAAAAGTGGACTGTGTTGAGGCTAGTGATACTGTTTCATCTCAAGCCACAAATCTTTCAAATGATAGGAATGGCTTGAAAACCTCTGTATTTAAGGTTTTCGACCAGTTTAGAGGATCCAAAATACCAAAGCACTATCCTTCAGGAGTTGGGAGTGAGATTGCAGGAAAATATAGCGAGAAG GAACTTTTTTCGTATGAATTATTTGTCAAGCTTTACAATTGGAACAAGGTGGAATTGCGCCCTTCTGGCCTTATAAATTGCGGTAACAG CTGTTATGCCAATGCAGTGCTACAGTGCTTGTCATTTACTCCACCTCTGACTGCTTATTTGCTTCAAGGACTCCATTCTAAAGATT GTGTAAAGAAGGGATGGTGTTTCATGTGTGAGTTCGAAAGTCTAGTTTCAATGGCAAAGGACTCTCCTCTGTCTCCTATGGGAATCCTTTCCCAGTTAAGAAAAATTGGAAGTCAACTTGGTAATGGGAGAGAAGAAGATGCCCATGAATTTCTAAG GTATGCAATTGACATGATGCAATCTGTTTGCCTTACGGAAACTGGGGTTAATTCATCGTGCTCTTTGAACGAAGAAACAACTTTAATAGGCCTTACATTTGGAGGCTACCTTCGATCAAAG ATAAAATGCACAAAGTGCCAAGGCAAGTCTGAGCGGCAGGAAAGAATGATGGATCTTACTGTAGAGATTGAGGGTGATATAGGAACCCTGGAAGAGGCTCTTCGTCGATTTACGGGTACTGAGACCTTGGATGGGGAGAACAAATACCAATGTAGCAG TTGCAAATCTTATGAGAAGGCCAAAAAGAAGTTGACAATACTGGAAGCTCCAAATATCCTTACAATTGCACTAAAGCGTTTTCAG TCTGGTAAGTTTGGGAAGATCAATAAGCCTATCCGTTTTCCTGAGATCCTGGACTTGGCACCTTTTATGAGTGGTACAAGTGATAAATCGCCTATATACAGACTTTACGGGGTGGTTGTGCACTTAGATATCATGAATGCGGCATTTTCTGGTCACTACGTGTGCTATGTCAGGAATTCCCACAACAAGTGGTTCAAGGTTGATGACAGCACG GTAACCCCTGTGGAACTTGAAAAGGTCTTGATGAAAGGCGCTTACATGCTTCTTTATTCAAG ATGCTTGCCAAGGGCCCCGAGATTGATAAGGAACAGAATTATATCTAATGATCCCAAACATCGAGCCATTCCTTCTTGGATCGGTGGAAGGGCTACCAACTTGAAACCCAAATCTGTCTCCAGACTCTCCACACATTCTGGTGTTGACCATTCCGTACCCAATGCATATCCACCAGAGGAGCTGCGAAGGATTTTGGAAGAGGACTCATCAAGTGACAATTCTTCCCTTATCAGCAACAACTCCGACGAAAGTTCTATTAGTACTGGTAGTACTTGTTGCTCTACCAGCACCGATGACTTGTCCGATTACATATTTGGTCATTCAGGGCGTGGTTGGAGTAGCTCCTGGAGAAATTTTTCGGATTCCGAcacttcttcctcatcctcttcctcaCCCTCGAGTACTAAGCATTCACCCCTCTCTGATTCGAACAGGTACGCTTCAGTTTCCCCTGAAACTATTGGGAGTAGCAAGCCAGCAGATTTGGATGGCGCAGTGACGGTTACTTTTTTGCACTCTGATACCAGTAAACAATGTAGAAGGCTAGCAAGTAGTAGTAGTAGAAATAGGGAAACCGGCACGGAGAGATTAGTACCCGACTCTTTGGGGGATGTAAAATTTAGAAAATCAATAGTAGAGAAAGAACGGTAA